GCATTAAACAATTATTAAATTTTAAAGAGTGAGAAAATATATATTTATAAGGTGCAAAAATAGAGAATTTAATTTAAATACGTTTTTTAATAATACAAAAGCATGAAAAAGATACTAATAGTAGATGATGATTTGATTTTGCCCCAGGTGCTGCAAAATTCTCTAGAACAAAAAGGATATCAAGTTATTTCTGTTGGTTCTGCCAAAGAAGCTTTAACTAAATTTAATCAGGACATCCTAGATATTATTGTTTCCGATGTTTCCATGCCAGAAATGGATGGATTTGAGTTTTGTCGCCAATTGCGATCGCAAACATTTGGTAAATTAATCCCATTTATTTTCCTCTCGGCAAAAGATGAATTAGAAGACCGTATTCAAGGACACACGATTGATGCTGACAGTTATCTTACTAAACCTTTTGAAATGAAAGAGTTACTGGCTAACATTGAGGCTTTAATCGTTTTGCCTACAAGGATACGAAAAAGCATAGTTTTAGACAAATTACTCTATAAGCGATCGCTGCTCCACGGCTAAATCTAAAAAAGTTAGTAAATCCTAATTTGACCATAATTTTAAGCAGTGACTACAGCCAAACCGTGATAGGATTTTCATCATAGACCACTAAGTACAAACACTCATCTTTCTTTAGAGCAAAAAAGCGATTTTGTCTAGAGCTTACTCTGCACCTTCAAAGTTTTAAATAGTGGCAGATTAACCGTCTGAGGAAAAATTCATATGGACGATATTAAAGATTTAAATCACCCAATATATTCAGAATCAGAGAAGAATCAATTAAAGCTAGTTTCTCAATTATTAGAAGCAGGAGAAACTGGTTTAGATGTCTTATCAGATTGGATGATTTCTCTTAAGGGTGAACTTGACAATTTAGCTTTAGGCAAAGCATATCAAGCTTTATATCAAGATAGTAATCCTGTCGTTCAAGATTTTTTAGCTAGCAATTTTCCTCAAGGTGTTGTTCCCCTCCTCTCGGAGCAAAACATTGACTATCAACCCTTACAACAATTATTGGCTCAACAAGATTTTCAAGGTGCTGATGTAGTGACCTTACAAAAGCTGTGTGAGTTAGCAGGTGCAGCAGCGGTTGAGAGAAAGTGGGTTTACTTTACGGAGATAGAAAACATTTCAACCACAGATTTTCACACTTTGGATCGATTATGGTTGATGCACTCTCAAGGAAAGTTTGGTTTCTCTGTACAAAGACGAATTTGGCTATCTGTTGGCAAGAATTTTTCTAAATTGTGGACTAAGATAGGCTGGAAATCTGAAAATACATGGACACGTTACCCCAAAGAATTTACCTGGAATTTAACTGCTCCTGATGGTCATTTACCTTTATCTAATCAATTGCGTGGTGTAAGAGTTTTAGATGCTATATTTGCTCATTCAGCTTGGACTAAATAGTTTATTACCAGCATTAGAAAATATCTGGGGTAAATAATATCACCGCGTCCCCACGTCCTGGCTTCAACCTATCTGTATCAACCAAAAAGTAAAGCGATATTACTCCCTAAACACTATTATTTCCAAGATTTATGCCAGAAATGTTCGTTCTAGCAGATTTTCGGGAACTTTAAAAGGAGCAAGCTAATCAAAGCATAAGTTCTTTTTCATTTACTAGAAAAGAATTTAGTGATCTAAAATTAGCCATCTAGTCTAATATGTTCATTTTTATAAAGTTGCCAAAATATGCTCAAATTTTTTGATTTATCAAGCTTTTAAAGCATAATTTAGCAATATTAGTTTACACCAGAGTTATGACTAAATATCTGGTATAGCACTGCATTAACTACGCTGTGTTGGGCAAAATTCTAGTTCAATTTCTTGACCAAAATTTTGTAGCAGAATATTTTTGGAGTCCATATACAATAACTTTTATTAAAAATTAAGTAATACCCGTGGAAGCAGTAGATTTAGGGTCAGCAGTCACCAATATGACTAAGCCACAAAACCAACTTTTTTGCCGTTTAGATGGTCTTACCTCTTCAACGAGAGAGCAGCTAAGATTAACCACCTTAAGTCAACTAGGCTTATTGGTTTCTGAGTCAGTTCCTGTTTTTGAAGAAGTGACCCAAAAAGCTGCAACTTTTGTCAATGCACCAATATCTATTTTGAGTTTGGCTATTGAAGGTGAACTATGGTTTAAATCAGCAGTTGGTCTATCAACAACTGGTTTAATGAATCAGTTAGCGTCTCAACGAAAAATATCTCTTGATGAGTCTTTTAGTAGTTATGTTATTGATAGTCAGCAGCCATTAGTTATCGATAATACTTTAAGTAATGCTGTTTTTGCCCATAGTGTTTTGACTCAGCATTATGGGATTCGAGCTTATT
This DNA window, taken from Pleurocapsa sp. FMAR1, encodes the following:
- a CDS encoding response regulator transcription factor, which produces MKKILIVDDDLILPQVLQNSLEQKGYQVISVGSAKEALTKFNQDILDIIVSDVSMPEMDGFEFCRQLRSQTFGKLIPFIFLSAKDELEDRIQGHTIDADSYLTKPFEMKELLANIEALIVLPTRIRKSIVLDKLLYKRSLLHG
- a CDS encoding GUN4 N-terminal ARM-like repeat domain-containing protein produces the protein MDDIKDLNHPIYSESEKNQLKLVSQLLEAGETGLDVLSDWMISLKGELDNLALGKAYQALYQDSNPVVQDFLASNFPQGVVPLLSEQNIDYQPLQQLLAQQDFQGADVVTLQKLCELAGAAAVERKWVYFTEIENISTTDFHTLDRLWLMHSQGKFGFSVQRRIWLSVGKNFSKLWTKIGWKSENTWTRYPKEFTWNLTAPDGHLPLSNQLRGVRVLDAIFAHSAWTK